In a single window of the Cuculus canorus isolate bCucCan1 chromosome 25, bCucCan1.pri, whole genome shotgun sequence genome:
- the HDAC5 gene encoding histone deacetylase 5 isoform X9: MRQHGSGNCSGSCWPSSSSSNSRSSCSLLSSRSSTSTSPASTRCNSRSTLRRHRQHRGEAEAAGVPAQQDKGARHQPPQPFPPPAPQMLTGSPGTPPSYKLPVLGTYDGRDDFPLRKTASEPNLKVRSRLKQKVAERRSSPLLRRKDGTVISTFKKRAVEITVSSVCSSAPGSGPSSPNSSHSTIAENGFTGSVPNIHAEQLLPQHRALTLDGASQLNLYTSPSLPNISLGLQATVTVTNSHLSASPKLSPQAEVERPAVTALCPGATLTGKFLSTSSIPGCLLGVALEGDSPAGPASLLQHVLLLEQARQQSTLIAVPLHGQSPLVTGERMGSVRTVGKLPRHRPLSRTQSSPLPQSPQTLPHGAIQHHFLDKQQVQLGKLLPKAGELVRQPPTHPEETEEELTEQQSPPPGDGVPLGAPIAPLDGGEPPERLPDPEGCKVPHEEPGDSGDEAEPPGVPDVAELGVSYKQVPLQLYPPPPLGILALPHPTLARAQSSPASAKAPVPDGTPNLFTTGVVYDTFMLKHQCTCGNTNIHPEHAGRIQSIWSRLQETGLLGKCERIRGRKATLEEIQTVHSEHHTLLYGTSPLNRQKLDSKKLLGPIGQKTYTVLPCGGIGVDSDTVWNEMHSSSAVRMAVGCLVELAFKVANGEIKNGFAVIRPPGHHAEESTAMGFCFFNSVAISAKLLQQKLSVGRILIVDWDIHHGNGTQQAFYSDPDVLYISLHRYDDGNFFPGSGAPEEVGSGMGVGYNINIAWTGGVDPPIGDVEYLTAFRTVVMPIANEFSPDVVLVSAGFDAVEGHLSPLGGYSVTAKCFGHLTKQLMMLAGGRVVLALEGGHDLTAICDASEACVSALLGLELEPLDPSLLQQKPNVNAVATLEKVIEIQSRHWGSVKRFATAVGCSLLEAQKREAEEAETVTAMALLSVGAEQGGADPQPRAERWALHRMRPRLSPTLPLARLAEEPMEAEPAL; the protein is encoded by the exons ATGCGGCAGCACGGGAGCGGCAACTGCAGCGGGAGCTGCTGGCcctcaagcagcagcagcaactccagaagcagctgctcTTTGCTGAGTTCCAGAAGCAGCACGAGCACCTCACCCGCCAGCACGAGGTGCAACTCCAGAAGCACCTTAAG GCGCCATCGCcagcacagaggtgaagctgaaGCTGCAGGAGTTCCTGCTCAGCAAGACAAAGGAGCCAGGCACCAGCCACCCCAACCAttccctcccccagcaccccaaatgTTG ACCGGCAGTCCAGGGACCCCCCCGTCCTACAAACTCCCCGTCCTTGGCACCTATGACGGCCGGGATGATTTCCCGCTCCGCAAAACCG CCTCTGAACCCAACCTGAAAGTGCGCTCACGGTTAAAACAGAAGGTGGCAGAGCGCAGGAGCAGCCCCCTGCTGCGGAGGAAGGATGGCACCGTCATCAGCACCTTCAAGAAGCGAGCGGTCGAGATCACGG TGTCCTCCGTGTGCAGCAGCGCCCCAGGCTCCGGGCCCAGCTCCCCCAACAGCTCCCACAGCACCATCGCCGAGAACGGCTTCACCGGCTCCGTCCCCAATATCCACGCCGAG cagctcctgccccagcaccgAGCCCTCACCCTGGACGGCGCCAGCCAGCTCAACCTCTacacatccccatccctgcccaacatctccctggggctgcaggcCACTGTCACCGTCACCAACTCCCACCTCAGC GCGTCCCCAAAGCTGTCCCCGCAGGCGGAGGTCGAACGCCCGGCCGTGACTGCACTGTGCCCCGGGGCCACACTCACCGGAAAGTTCTTAAGCACGTCCTCCATCCCGGGCTGCCTCCTGGGGGTGGCTCTGGAGGGGGACTCCCCCGCTGgccctgcatccctcctgcagcacgtcctgctgctggagcaggcgCGCCAGCAGAGCACCCTCATTGCTG TGCCGCTGCACGGGCAATCGCCACTGGTGACCGGGGAGCGCATGGGCAGCGTGCGGACAGTGGGGAAGCTGCCACGGCACCGGCCCCTGAGCCGCACGCAGTCGTCTCCGCTGCCCCAGAGCCCCCAGACCCTGCCCCATGGCGCCATCCAGCACCACTTCCTCGACAAGCAGCAGGTCCAGCTGGGCAAG ctgctccccaaGGCGGGGGAGCTGGTGCGGCAGCCCCCGACCCACCCCGAGGAGACGGAGGAGGAGCTGACGGAGCAGCAGTCACCCCCACCAGGGGACGGAGTCCCCTTGGgtgcccccattgcccccttGGACGGTGGGGAGCCCCCAGAGCGGCTACCGGACCCCGAGGGCTGCAAGGTCCCCCACGAGGAGCCAGGTGACAGCGGGGACGAGGCCGAGCCCCCCGGGGTCCCCGATGTGGCCGAGCTGGGGGTCTCGTACAAGCAG GTGCCGCTGCAGCTGTACCCCCCTCCGCCCCTGGGCATCCTGGcactgccccatcccaccctcGCCCGCGCGCAGTCGTCCCCCGCCAGCGCTAAGGCCCCTGTGCCCGACGGGACCCCCAACCTCTTCACCACAG GCGTGGTGTACGACACGTTCATGCTGAAGCACCAGTGCACCTGCGGGAACACCAACATCCACCCTGAGCACGCTGGCCGCATCCAGAGCATCTGGTCCCGCCTGCAGGAGACCGGCCTCCTCGGCAAGTGCGAG CGCATCCGGGGCAGGAAGGCAACACTGGAGGAGATCCAGACGGTGCACTCGGAGCATCACACGCTGCTCTACGGCACCAGCCCCCTCAACCGCCAGAAGCTCGACAGCAAGAAGCTCCTGG GTCCCATCGGCCAAAAGACATACACGGTGCTGCCGTGTGGAGGCATCGGG GTTGACAGTGACACAGTGTGGAACGAGATGCACTCGTCCAGTGCCGTGCGCATGGCGGTGGGCTGCCTAGTGGAGCTCGCCTTCAAGGTGGCCAACGGGGAGATCAAG AATGGTTTCGCCGTCATCCGCCCCCCAGGGCACCACGCGGAGGAGTCCACGGCCAT GGGCTTCTGTTTCTTCAACTCAGTGGCCATCTCGGCCAAACTGCTCCAGCAGAAGCTGAGCGTGGGCAGGATCCTCATCGTGGACTGG GACATCCACCATGGGAATGGGACCCAGCAGGCCTTCTACAGTGACCCCGACGTGCTCTACATCTCCCTGCACCGCTACGATGACGGCAACTTCTTCCCGGGCAGCGGGGCGCCTGAGGAG GTCGGCAGTGGGATGGGAGTGGGCTACAACATCAACATCGCCTGGACCGGCGGCGTTGACCCCCCCATTGGGGACGTGGAGTATCTCACTGCCTTCAG GACCGTGGTGATGCCCATCGCCAACGAGTTCTCCCCAGATGTGGTGCTGGTCTCCGCTGGCTTCGATGCCGTCGAGGGCCACCTCTCCCCACTCGGCGGCTACTCCGTCACCGCCAAAT gTTTCGGCCACTTGACGAAGCAGCTGATGATGCTGGCGGGCGGGCGTGTGGTGCTGGCGCTAGAGGGGGGTCATGACCTGACGGCCATCTGCGATGCCTCCGAGGCCTGCGTCTCCGCTCTACTGGGCCTGGAG CTGGAgcccctggatccatccctgctgcagcagaagccaAACGTGAACGCAGTGGCCACCCTGGAGAAGGTCATCGAGATCCAGA GCCGGCACTGGGGCTCGGTGAAGCGCTTTGCCACGGCTGTGGGCTGCTCCCTGCTGGAGGCGCAGAAAAGGGAGGCGGAGGAGGCCGAGACGGTGACGGCCATGGCCCTGCTCTCAGTGGGCGCCGAGCAGGGGGGCGCTGACCCCCAGCCCAG ggctgagcgcTGGGCCCTGCACAGGATGCGGCCTCGCTTAAGCCCCACTTTGCCCCTGGCCAGGCTGGCGGAGGAGCCGATGGAGGCTGAGCCTGCGCTGTGA